One segment of Ziziphus jujuba cultivar Dongzao chromosome 12, ASM3175591v1 DNA contains the following:
- the LOC107404712 gene encoding cytosolic sulfotransferase 12, which produces MPIPQTLSSLPKYLLEEEVTQECRDLLPSLPTEKGWVAANLHQYQGFWHTTRQLAGVLSCQKHFQAKNSDILLVTNPKSGTTWLKAITFSLLNRSRYPDFAHQHPLLTNNPHVLVPFLELDLYIHKNQLPNLSSFASPRLFSTHLPYISLPKSVKLSTCKVVYLCRNPKDTFVSLWHFTNRLRSISKSSNPIEESFRKFCRGVSLYGPFWDHVLGYWKESLERSERVLFLKFEEMKENPILEIRRLAEFIGCPFSPEEEENGVVEDIMRLCSFETLSNLEVNKNGKISSGEENKAFFRRGEVGDWMNYLTAEMAQELDSITQQKLNGCGLMF; this is translated from the coding sequence ATGCCAATTCCTCAAACTCTTTCTTCTCTTCCCAAATACTTGCTTGAAGAAGAAGTAACCCAAGAATGCAGAGACCTTTTGCCCTCTTTACCTACAGAAAAAGGTTGGGTTGCTGCTAATCTCCATCAATACCAAGGGTTTTGGCACACAACCAGGCAATTAGCGGGAGTTCTTTCTTGCCAAAAACACTTCCAAGCTAAAAATTCCGATATCCTCCTTGTCACCAATCCCAAATCAGGAACCACTTGGCTCAAAGCAATTACGTTCTCGCTATTAAACCGTTCACGCTATCCAGACTTTGCTCACCAACATCCTTTGCTCACAAATAACCCTCATGTTCTTGTTCCTTTCTTGGAGCTTGATCTTTACATTCATAAAAACCAACTTCCAAACTTATCTTCCTTTGCCTCCCCAAGACTTTTCTCAACCCATTTACCATACATTTCACTTCCTAAATCTGTCAAGCTCTCTACTTGCAAAGTCGTCTATTTGTGTAGAAACCCAAAAGACACTTTTGTTTCACTTTGGCATTTCACTAACAGGTTGAGATCTATAAGTAAAAGTAGCAATCCAATTGAAGAGTCATTCCGTAAGTTCTGTAGAGGAGTGAGTTTGTATGGTCCATTTTGGGACCATGTGTTGGGATATTGGAAAGAAAGCTTGGAAAGGTCTGAAAGGGTGCTTTTTTTGAAGTTTGAAGAAATGAAAGAGAATCCCATTTTGGAGATTAGAAGGTTAGCTGAGTTCATTGGCTGCCCATTTTcaccagaagaagaagaaaatggtgTGGTGGAAGATATAATGAGGTTGTGTAGTTTTGAAACTTTAAGCAATTTGGAGGTGAATAAGAATGGTAAAATCTCATCTGGGGAGGAAAATAAGGCTTTCTTTAGGAGAGGTGAGGTGGGAGATTGGATGAATTATTTGACGGCTGAGATGGCACAAGAACTAGACTCTATTACTCAGCAAAAGTTGAATGGTTGTGGATTAATGTTTTAG